A genomic stretch from Mycobacterium paraterrae includes:
- a CDS encoding TetR/AcrR family transcriptional regulator, with protein sequence MRTHGWSGQTPADDDEATARILEAAKRRIDRHGKDFGISDVAKDVGVTRQTVYRYFPSTEALLYATSVSEVAPFLDKLAAHVHTIHDPAEAVVEAIAHTLERLPHERYLGLLLTPGKASAFSSGVTSDTALSFGRAIVERFAVDWTRAGYADDAELDSLVEFMLRVVQSLVIDPGRPPHTGDELRAFLRRWVAPAVSATATQGPKQRPSTQTRPTKHTAQTRARIPQRK encoded by the coding sequence ATGCGCACCCATGGCTGGTCGGGTCAGACTCCGGCGGACGACGACGAGGCGACGGCCCGCATCCTGGAAGCCGCCAAGCGCCGGATCGATCGACACGGCAAGGATTTCGGCATCTCCGACGTGGCCAAAGATGTCGGGGTCACCCGGCAGACGGTGTATCGCTACTTTCCCAGCACAGAGGCCCTGCTGTACGCGACCTCGGTCTCCGAAGTCGCGCCCTTCCTCGACAAGCTGGCGGCGCATGTTCACACAATTCACGATCCCGCCGAGGCGGTTGTCGAAGCGATCGCCCACACCTTGGAGCGGCTTCCCCACGAGCGCTACCTCGGCCTGCTGCTAACCCCGGGAAAGGCCAGTGCCTTCTCTTCGGGCGTCACCTCGGACACGGCGCTGTCCTTCGGGCGCGCCATCGTGGAACGGTTCGCCGTCGACTGGACGCGCGCCGGCTACGCCGACGACGCTGAACTCGACTCGCTCGTCGAGTTCATGCTTCGGGTCGTTCAGTCGCTGGTCATCGATCCGGGCCGCCCGCCGCACACCGGTGACGAATTGCGAGCCTTTTTACGACGATGGGTAGCCCCAGCGGTCTCCGCGACGGCAACGCAGGGACCTAAGCAACGCCCGAGCACGCAGACACGACCCACCAAGCACACCGCGCAGACACGCGCACGGATTCCGCAGCGCAAGTAG
- a CDS encoding aromatic ring-hydroxylating oxygenase subunit alpha — MATAGDVRTGVWDIELTRRALNVVRDKTTEFADDVLRVPLHYYRDPKITEIEETQILRRTPLAIIPSAQLAKPNDYVVRSVLGDSLLVTRDKDGQSHVFLNYCRHRGAMPACGSGSATRFTCPYHAWTYRNDGSLLTVPSGGSFTGMEKADYGLVELPNDERYGFIWAVLSADADIDVEAHVGSLGSDLAELDYPSFGYHDYREFESEVSWKGALEAFAESYHFPFVHGESLIGQNALSNTSIHDTYGKHHRMGFPFNWITNLDSDPSASWDVRDNMGVIYWIYPNLILANSSVGVEVIDILPAGSPTRCTVRHTWLARTPARDDATRAGYDMVFDAVHAAVRDEDFAMLPQCGEGVRHGQHDHMIIGRNEIGVQHMIRVFAHELGVALA; from the coding sequence ATGGCCACCGCTGGTGACGTCCGCACGGGAGTGTGGGACATCGAGTTGACTCGCCGCGCTTTAAACGTGGTGCGCGACAAGACCACTGAGTTCGCCGACGATGTCTTGCGGGTTCCTCTGCATTACTACCGCGATCCCAAGATTACCGAGATCGAGGAAACGCAGATCCTTCGTCGGACACCGTTGGCGATCATCCCGAGCGCACAACTCGCGAAGCCTAACGACTACGTGGTGCGCTCGGTGCTCGGCGACTCGCTGCTGGTCACCCGGGACAAAGACGGCCAGAGTCACGTATTTCTCAACTACTGCCGGCACCGAGGTGCGATGCCTGCGTGCGGGTCTGGCAGCGCCACACGATTCACCTGCCCGTACCACGCGTGGACGTACCGAAACGACGGTTCGTTACTGACCGTTCCCAGCGGCGGTTCCTTCACCGGCATGGAAAAAGCCGACTACGGATTGGTCGAGTTACCCAATGACGAGCGTTACGGCTTCATCTGGGCGGTCCTGAGCGCCGACGCCGACATCGACGTCGAGGCACACGTCGGATCGCTCGGCTCCGATCTGGCTGAACTGGACTATCCGTCGTTTGGATATCACGACTACCGCGAGTTCGAGTCCGAGGTGTCCTGGAAGGGCGCGCTCGAGGCCTTCGCGGAAAGCTACCACTTCCCATTCGTCCACGGCGAGAGCCTGATTGGGCAGAACGCTCTGTCCAATACATCCATCCACGACACCTATGGCAAGCACCATCGCATGGGCTTTCCCTTCAACTGGATCACCAACCTGGACTCCGATCCCAGCGCGTCGTGGGATGTGCGCGACAACATGGGCGTCATCTACTGGATCTATCCGAATCTCATCCTGGCCAATAGCAGTGTCGGTGTCGAGGTCATCGACATACTGCCCGCCGGATCGCCAACCCGGTGCACGGTGCGCCACACCTGGCTGGCTCGCACTCCCGCTCGCGACGATGCGACCCGCGCGGGCTACGACATGGTGTTCGACGCCGTTCACGCCGCGGTTCGCGACGAGGATTTCGCGATGCTTCCCCAGTGCGGTGAGGGTGTCCGTCACGGCCAACACGACCACATGATCATCGGCCGCAACGAGATCGGCGTCCAACACATGATCCGCGTCTTCGCCCACGAACTGGGTGTAGCTCTCGCCTGA
- a CDS encoding TetR family transcriptional regulator, protein MSPANRHSPEERRAAVARAFGPNGDAAQVARDLGVHPATVYRWAKQPLSPQEQPTVTTAARLIETTLDLLRIRDYGEITVEEVARTAGVGLRTAFHHFASKRDLFHAAIDNAATQLIAEMQRRYGSETWPAQPEQQLRVFLRVAAEAIYATPAAHVLFRDLGVPRKDSFAERWHEAFERALAELLVCLAEGGALAADVDVEACAGAITAAMRGIHASVFEGVDPDQAIRLVDRLWLIVARE, encoded by the coding sequence GTGTCTCCTGCGAATCGGCACAGTCCAGAAGAACGCCGGGCTGCGGTTGCCCGTGCGTTCGGGCCCAACGGCGACGCCGCTCAAGTGGCGCGTGACCTGGGTGTACATCCTGCCACGGTGTATCGGTGGGCCAAGCAGCCTCTTTCGCCGCAAGAACAACCGACCGTCACGACGGCCGCACGTCTCATCGAGACAACCCTGGATTTACTCCGTATCCGCGACTACGGCGAAATCACGGTAGAGGAGGTGGCTCGGACCGCAGGGGTAGGGCTGCGAACCGCGTTCCATCACTTCGCGAGCAAACGCGATCTGTTTCACGCCGCCATCGATAATGCGGCGACCCAACTCATCGCGGAAATGCAGCGGCGCTACGGCAGTGAAACCTGGCCCGCACAGCCAGAGCAGCAGTTGCGCGTATTCCTTCGGGTTGCTGCCGAAGCTATTTACGCCACGCCTGCGGCCCACGTCCTATTCCGTGATCTGGGAGTGCCGCGCAAGGACAGCTTCGCGGAGCGTTGGCATGAGGCCTTCGAACGCGCCCTCGCTGAGTTGTTGGTTTGTCTCGCCGAAGGTGGTGCGCTCGCCGCCGATGTCGACGTCGAAGCCTGCGCTGGGGCGATCACCGCCGCTATGCGGGGAATCCATGCGAGCGTGTTCGAAGGTGTCGACCCGGACCAAGCGATCCGCCTGGTCGACCGGCTTTGGCTCATCGTGGCGCGCGAGTAG
- a CDS encoding SDR family oxidoreductase: MILVTSAAGGVGRPLVRGLHERGLDVRAFVKNDAQAQLARSDGASEIVVGDLRNRTDLEKALSGVKRTYHAAPTQLIDEVPVAQALIEICTAQGVEHIAFHSVIHPDIDELVHHHQKLLVERLLHDSGLPVTILRPSHYMQNYLEFWEFIRAGLMPYPVSPTSVMGMVDVEDVAEAAATVLSAPDEHVGKTYDLSAEALDRNEMAEIWSRVLGHRVTALRLPPNTVDNPLVAAPTIGAAVVQSLLNTKLSALPHLVRGIRESSNARGIRNWPSDARSTYVGMMTYYDTNGLPPGNMADLPKLLGRNPTSYEQFARRVARTAGSGR; the protein is encoded by the coding sequence ATGATTCTGGTCACCAGTGCCGCAGGCGGTGTCGGACGCCCGCTGGTCCGCGGCCTTCATGAACGAGGGTTGGACGTCCGCGCATTCGTCAAGAACGACGCCCAGGCCCAACTGGCGCGCAGCGACGGGGCCAGCGAGATTGTGGTGGGCGACCTGCGAAACCGCACAGATCTCGAGAAGGCGCTCAGCGGCGTGAAGCGGACGTACCACGCCGCTCCGACGCAACTCATTGATGAGGTGCCCGTTGCCCAAGCACTCATCGAGATTTGCACTGCCCAGGGTGTGGAGCACATCGCCTTCCACTCGGTAATTCATCCCGATATCGACGAGCTGGTCCATCACCATCAGAAGCTCTTGGTCGAGCGACTGTTGCACGACTCGGGCTTGCCCGTGACCATTTTGCGTCCGTCCCATTACATGCAGAACTATCTAGAGTTCTGGGAGTTCATCCGGGCGGGCCTGATGCCCTATCCAGTGTCACCGACCAGCGTGATGGGCATGGTCGACGTCGAAGATGTCGCCGAGGCGGCCGCAACCGTATTGAGCGCGCCCGACGAGCACGTTGGCAAGACCTACGATCTTTCGGCAGAGGCACTCGACCGCAACGAGATGGCAGAAATCTGGAGCCGGGTGCTAGGACACCGGGTGACCGCGCTTCGTTTGCCTCCCAACACTGTCGACAACCCACTTGTCGCCGCACCGACCATTGGAGCCGCCGTGGTCCAGTCACTGCTCAACACCAAGCTCAGTGCACTGCCCCACCTTGTTCGCGGCATTCGTGAGTCGTCAAATGCGCGGGGCATCCGAAATTGGCCCTCCGACGCGCGCAGCACCTACGTCGGGATGATGACGTATTACGACACCAATGGCCTGCCCCCCGGCAATATGGCCGACCTGCCGAAGCTGTTGGGTCGCAACCCCACAAGCTACGAACAGTTCGCCAGACGCGTCGCGCGCACGGCAGGGAGTGGCCGCTGA
- a CDS encoding SDR family NAD(P)-dependent oxidoreductase: MVIAPAMSPAQVVAVVGTRRTCADLRCLHVECNILRSLRPKCSAGVAEYHMDGSAMSYRPSRSLVTGASSGIGVAFARELAARGSDLVLVARREDRLERIARELMTAHEITCETVAFDLSMDGAGAALRKQVGGEFDLVVNNAGFATQGPFLTGSGEEFARLIAVDVRAVVDVCHAFLPAMVERGQGAIVNVSSTTAFQPVPSLAVYSAAKAFVQSFSQSLWYEAKQHGVKVFALAPGPTRTEFFDVIGEAATVAGRMQTAEQVAATGMRALDRRSTPPYVVSGIANSWTARFAGLVPRRLLIPLVARILHPIAPARAGAIPFIPREDT, encoded by the coding sequence GTGGTCATCGCACCGGCGATGAGCCCGGCCCAGGTTGTCGCTGTGGTCGGCACGCGGCGTACATGCGCAGATTTGCGTTGTTTGCATGTTGAATGCAATATTTTGCGAAGCCTTCGGCCAAAATGCTCGGCGGGGGTCGCTGAGTACCACATGGATGGGAGTGCGATGTCGTATCGACCGTCACGGTCTCTGGTCACCGGCGCCAGTTCGGGCATCGGGGTCGCATTCGCGCGGGAATTGGCCGCGCGCGGCTCGGATCTCGTTCTTGTCGCGCGGCGCGAGGACAGGCTTGAGCGCATTGCCCGCGAACTGATGACGGCACACGAAATTACTTGCGAGACCGTGGCATTCGATCTGTCGATGGACGGCGCAGGTGCAGCCCTGCGCAAGCAGGTGGGCGGCGAGTTCGACCTGGTCGTCAACAACGCCGGCTTTGCCACGCAAGGCCCGTTTCTGACCGGCAGCGGCGAGGAATTCGCTCGTCTGATCGCCGTCGACGTCCGAGCCGTGGTGGATGTGTGCCATGCCTTTTTGCCGGCAATGGTCGAGCGTGGACAGGGAGCCATCGTCAACGTCTCCAGCACCACCGCGTTTCAGCCGGTCCCTTCGCTTGCCGTCTACTCGGCGGCGAAGGCTTTCGTCCAGAGTTTTTCTCAGTCGCTCTGGTACGAAGCCAAACAGCATGGCGTCAAGGTTTTCGCGCTCGCCCCGGGACCCACGCGGACCGAGTTCTTCGACGTGATCGGTGAGGCCGCAACGGTGGCCGGACGGATGCAAACGGCCGAGCAAGTCGCGGCCACAGGCATGCGTGCCCTCGATCGCCGGTCGACTCCGCCCTATGTCGTTTCAGGTATTGCGAATTCGTGGACGGCGCGGTTTGCGGGACTAGTCCCTCGCAGACTCCTGATTCCACTCGTGGCCCGGATTCTTCATCCAATCGCTCCGGCACGCGCAGGCGCAATTCCCTTCATTCCCCGGGAGGACACGTGA
- a CDS encoding fumarylacetoacetate hydrolase family protein: MRLATVQRSGAERVIADADDGQRFIDVGAALGDDTVTMTTLIGLEQTARGDVARRVRGAAPQCRVADREPVVWLPPVPQPSKIVGVALNNDVFNHLAVHAMSAPMYFLAPSTSMVGHGGAIELRTGWGVVHPEPELAAVIGARVRRASPKEALAAVFGYTIVNDVTSPGIKSQDSVELVMPQGVPVDEPWRIRRGEDDRSLYLTYHARSKGSDTFTPIGPWVTLRDDVGDPNALGVRAYLDGELVLQDSTANLTFPVHEVLAHLSESMTLLPGDIVHFGTAARPAAPERFPTIRSIDLNRYGTRVSVEVDGIGRLDNLIERHD, from the coding sequence ATGAGGCTGGCCACCGTGCAGCGCAGCGGCGCCGAGCGAGTCATCGCCGATGCCGATGACGGGCAACGATTTATCGACGTTGGGGCCGCCTTGGGCGACGACACGGTCACGATGACAACGTTGATCGGCCTAGAGCAGACAGCGCGCGGAGATGTGGCGCGCCGTGTGCGGGGCGCGGCGCCGCAGTGCCGGGTCGCTGATCGCGAGCCGGTGGTGTGGCTGCCTCCGGTCCCGCAGCCCTCCAAGATCGTGGGGGTGGCGCTCAACAACGACGTGTTCAATCATCTGGCGGTGCACGCCATGAGCGCGCCAATGTATTTTCTGGCGCCGTCGACCTCGATGGTGGGCCACGGCGGAGCGATCGAGCTGCGCACCGGCTGGGGGGTGGTGCATCCTGAGCCCGAGCTGGCTGCCGTAATCGGTGCTCGGGTGCGGCGGGCCTCGCCGAAGGAGGCGTTGGCGGCAGTGTTCGGCTACACGATCGTCAACGACGTCACCTCACCGGGCATCAAATCGCAAGACAGTGTCGAGCTGGTGATGCCGCAAGGCGTCCCCGTCGACGAGCCCTGGCGTATCCGGCGCGGCGAAGACGATCGTTCGCTGTATCTGACCTATCACGCCCGATCCAAGGGCAGCGACACGTTCACCCCGATCGGGCCGTGGGTCACGTTGCGCGACGACGTCGGCGATCCCAACGCGTTAGGGGTGCGTGCCTACCTCGACGGCGAGCTGGTGTTGCAGGACTCCACGGCCAACCTGACGTTTCCGGTGCATGAGGTGCTGGCGCACCTTTCGGAGTCGATGACGTTGCTGCCCGGCGATATCGTGCATTTCGGAACGGCGGCGCGGCCGGCGGCACCGGAGCGATTTCCAACTATCCGCAGCATCGATTTGAACCGCTACGGCACGCGAGTCTCGGTCGAGGTCGACGGTATTGGCAGGCTGGACAACCTGATTGAGCGCCACGACTAG
- a CDS encoding TetR/AcrR family transcriptional regulator translates to MADRRSAVADGRRARGATSRAVILQAATTLFCARGYAGTGMSAIASAAGVHTGSIYHAFGSKQGLLDAVIDGVADATFGAIESVVFDPAASVRTRLEATARVLVGDPDFLRLFLLLALEKGDDEGVRATVERIRARARHVVADALAPVLDSLAADVRVVATELAGRIALILLDGVFVSYQLDSEHADLDQTLSLVTAIAELALAALPDLVTAI, encoded by the coding sequence ATGGCTGATCGGCGGTCAGCGGTCGCAGACGGCCGCCGGGCGCGTGGCGCCACGTCGCGCGCGGTGATCTTGCAGGCCGCCACCACGTTGTTTTGCGCCCGCGGTTACGCCGGTACCGGGATGTCGGCGATCGCATCTGCCGCTGGGGTGCATACCGGCTCGATCTATCACGCCTTCGGCAGCAAGCAGGGTTTGCTCGACGCGGTCATCGACGGTGTCGCCGACGCGACGTTCGGCGCTATCGAAAGCGTCGTGTTCGATCCCGCCGCATCGGTGCGTACCCGCCTGGAGGCCACCGCCCGGGTGCTGGTCGGCGATCCCGACTTTTTGCGGCTGTTTTTGCTGTTGGCGTTGGAAAAAGGTGACGACGAGGGGGTCCGTGCAACGGTGGAACGCATCCGGGCCCGCGCCCGCCACGTGGTCGCCGATGCCCTTGCGCCCGTGCTGGATTCCCTCGCGGCGGACGTGCGAGTGGTCGCCACCGAGCTGGCTGGCCGTATCGCGTTGATCTTGCTCGACGGTGTGTTCGTGTCCTACCAGCTCGACAGCGAGCACGCCGATCTCGATCAGACGCTCTCGCTGGTCACTGCGATCGCGGAGTTGGCCCTGGCCGCTTTGCCCGACCTGGTGACCGCGATCTGA
- a CDS encoding LLM class F420-dependent oxidoreductase, with protein MTRPVRVAVQIQPGGTPDYATWRDAVLAADDLGVDVIFGYDHFHRPAMKAIVDGKPVLKDEQPDVANFEGWTALASWGEITSHAEIGLLVTGVGYRNPDLLADMARTVDHISGGRLILGLGAGWYEKDYTTYGYDFGTFTSRFDLFDENLIRIENRLAALIPPPVRKLPILIGGSGPKRSLPAVARHADIWHAFQDLDAFRRSSDLVDELAVTFGRNGSDIERSTLWENAGSADAFRDVGVTLFQTELTSDNGYDLASLKQVVTWRDNG; from the coding sequence ATGACCCGTCCTGTCCGCGTCGCCGTGCAAATCCAGCCCGGTGGCACGCCCGACTACGCCACGTGGCGCGACGCCGTTCTGGCCGCCGACGACCTCGGCGTCGACGTCATCTTCGGCTACGACCACTTCCACCGCCCGGCGATGAAGGCCATCGTCGACGGCAAGCCCGTCCTGAAAGACGAGCAGCCCGACGTTGCCAATTTCGAGGGCTGGACCGCGCTCGCGTCGTGGGGCGAGATCACCTCACACGCCGAGATCGGGCTCCTGGTCACCGGCGTCGGCTACCGCAACCCGGATCTGCTCGCCGACATGGCGCGCACCGTCGACCACATCAGTGGCGGCCGGCTCATCCTGGGCCTCGGCGCGGGATGGTACGAAAAGGACTACACCACTTACGGTTACGACTTCGGCACCTTCACCTCCCGCTTCGATCTGTTCGACGAGAACCTGATCCGTATCGAAAACCGGCTCGCAGCGCTGATCCCGCCGCCAGTGCGTAAGCTTCCGATCCTCATCGGCGGTTCGGGGCCCAAGCGCTCGCTACCCGCTGTCGCGCGCCACGCCGACATCTGGCACGCATTCCAGGACCTCGATGCGTTCCGCAGGTCCAGCGACCTCGTCGACGAACTGGCGGTAACCTTCGGCCGCAACGGCTCCGACATCGAACGCTCGACACTGTGGGAGAACGCCGGTAGCGCCGATGCTTTTCGCGACGTGGGCGTAACGCTGTTCCAGACGGAACTCACCTCCGACAACGGTTACGACCTCGCGTCGCTCAAACAAGTGGTCACCTGGCGCGACAACGGGTGA
- a CDS encoding helix-turn-helix transcriptional regulator, with protein sequence MQDLLERQEVLAELASLARRAGGGAGRVVLLRGEAGVGKTAVIDRFTAGLDGSWRVLRGWCDPLVAPRPLGPLIDALPGLGSAAAGPIDALNAGDVSAMYARLLAALDGGPRWAWVIEDAHWADGATLDLLRFLARRVDSLPLLLLVSYRDDELGEQHPLAAALGDVASCAGVHRIRLAPLSRAALEALAAGSAVNADELYQLTGGNPFFATEVLAGGPEALVGNVLPRSVAEAVWGRLSRLSTAGRETAQAVAICGPRAEAELVQRVCPAAQTGLTDCLDAGVLIADGNAIGFRHELARRATLDRLDDHQRRVLHKQALTVLAEGPVDPNRLAALAFHADEAGDDDAVIRYGPAAAERAADLGAHRQAADLYALALRHADTTAPEGKVQWLEQHAFAAFLSGLDATASWREAIALRHAMGQPLAESADLRWLSHSLIAVGSLNEAVDAGLASLRLVQDSGASPQLALSLVRLAELAVWQFDPAATDYAARAITVGTQLGDHAVVLRARGFAALAQVLSTDTGWEELEATWRDAMATDTRGEHAGVLGMWVCWIATLHYHLDRADRYIADTLAYCREHNLFTFEAFVTGIAALAELHRGRWARATAYAENVLTRPGLPALPRIAPQLTLALIQARRTARPVTSLLDDIQAGFDSDLLLFPVWAARTEIGWLTCDDDSAGKEGQRVLAAVSTTWDPWLVAQLRRWVYLTGAQPATRVDELCTPFQLEIDGDWQSAAQEWLRRGCPYEAALAQLGGDLAAVESALATFRGLGARGAAGRARQRLNALRGRAPIGRRADTLSDPDRLTRREREVLALLADRRSNAEIAAALYISPKTVGCHVSSILAKLGVHNRIQAGDHALTRQSVVSP encoded by the coding sequence GTGCAGGATTTGCTGGAGCGCCAAGAGGTACTGGCTGAACTGGCCTCTCTGGCCCGGCGTGCGGGTGGTGGTGCGGGCCGGGTGGTGCTGCTGCGCGGAGAGGCCGGAGTCGGCAAGACAGCGGTCATCGACCGGTTCACCGCCGGGTTGGACGGATCTTGGCGGGTGCTGCGAGGCTGGTGTGATCCTCTGGTCGCACCGCGGCCTTTGGGGCCGCTGATTGATGCGCTCCCTGGATTAGGTTCCGCCGCAGCAGGCCCTATCGACGCGCTTAATGCCGGTGACGTTTCCGCGATGTATGCCCGGCTGCTGGCAGCCTTGGATGGCGGACCACGCTGGGCGTGGGTTATCGAGGATGCGCATTGGGCCGACGGCGCCACGTTGGATCTGCTGCGATTCTTGGCCCGACGGGTGGACTCACTGCCGCTGTTGCTGCTGGTGTCTTATCGCGACGACGAACTGGGTGAGCAACACCCGCTCGCGGCCGCTTTGGGGGATGTGGCCAGCTGCGCGGGAGTGCATCGCATCAGGTTGGCACCGTTGAGTCGCGCGGCGCTGGAAGCATTGGCCGCTGGTAGCGCCGTCAATGCCGACGAGTTGTATCAATTGACTGGCGGCAACCCGTTTTTTGCCACCGAGGTCTTGGCCGGGGGCCCAGAAGCATTGGTGGGCAACGTGTTACCGCGCAGCGTGGCGGAGGCTGTATGGGGACGGCTGTCACGGTTGTCGACAGCCGGGCGAGAGACCGCGCAAGCAGTGGCGATCTGCGGGCCGCGCGCCGAGGCAGAGCTGGTGCAGCGGGTATGTCCAGCGGCTCAGACCGGGTTAACCGACTGCCTGGATGCCGGGGTGTTGATCGCCGATGGGAACGCGATCGGGTTTCGGCACGAGTTGGCCCGTCGCGCCACCCTGGATCGCCTCGATGACCACCAGCGCCGGGTGTTGCACAAGCAGGCATTGACTGTGTTGGCCGAAGGACCGGTCGATCCTAACAGGTTGGCGGCGTTGGCGTTTCATGCTGACGAAGCCGGCGACGATGATGCGGTCATTCGGTACGGACCGGCAGCCGCCGAGCGGGCCGCGGATCTGGGGGCGCATCGGCAGGCCGCCGACCTGTATGCGCTGGCGCTGCGTCACGCCGACACGACTGCCCCCGAAGGAAAGGTGCAATGGCTCGAGCAACATGCGTTCGCCGCCTTTCTGTCCGGGTTGGACGCGACAGCGTCGTGGCGGGAGGCAATAGCGCTACGCCACGCGATGGGACAACCGCTCGCCGAAAGCGCGGATCTGCGATGGCTGTCCCACTCGCTGATTGCCGTGGGTAGCCTCAACGAGGCGGTCGACGCCGGACTTGCCTCGCTGCGACTAGTGCAAGACTCCGGTGCCTCGCCGCAGCTGGCGCTGTCCCTTGTGCGTCTGGCCGAACTGGCGGTGTGGCAATTCGACCCGGCCGCAACCGATTACGCTGCCAGGGCGATCACGGTGGGAACCCAACTCGGCGACCACGCCGTCGTTCTCCGAGCACGCGGCTTCGCGGCCCTGGCTCAGGTGCTGAGCACCGACACCGGTTGGGAGGAGCTGGAAGCGACGTGGCGTGACGCGATGGCAACCGACACCCGCGGTGAACACGCCGGCGTGCTGGGGATGTGGGTCTGCTGGATCGCCACATTGCACTACCACCTCGATCGGGCCGATCGCTACATCGCAGACACACTCGCGTATTGCCGAGAGCACAACCTGTTCACATTCGAGGCATTCGTCACCGGGATCGCCGCGCTGGCCGAACTGCATCGCGGTCGATGGGCGCGCGCCACCGCATATGCCGAGAACGTGCTGACGCGTCCCGGATTGCCCGCGCTGCCCCGGATCGCGCCGCAGTTGACGCTGGCACTGATACAGGCCCGACGCACCGCGCGACCAGTCACCTCGCTGCTGGATGACATCCAGGCCGGTTTCGACTCAGACCTGCTGCTCTTCCCGGTATGGGCCGCCCGCACCGAAATCGGTTGGCTGACTTGTGATGACGACTCAGCGGGTAAGGAAGGGCAGCGCGTGCTGGCTGCCGTCAGCACCACGTGGGATCCGTGGCTGGTCGCCCAGCTGCGCCGTTGGGTGTATCTGACCGGCGCCCAACCCGCTACGCGTGTCGACGAGCTGTGTACCCCATTCCAATTGGAGATCGACGGCGACTGGCAGTCGGCGGCCCAGGAGTGGCTGCGACGCGGCTGCCCCTACGAGGCGGCCCTGGCACAACTCGGCGGCGATCTCGCGGCCGTGGAATCCGCCTTGGCCACCTTCCGCGGGCTCGGCGCCCGAGGGGCGGCAGGTCGCGCCCGGCAGCGCCTGAACGCACTACGCGGCCGCGCACCGATCGGGCGGCGGGCTGACACGCTATCCGACCCTGATCGCCTGACCCGTCGCGAACGCGAAGTACTCGCGCTGCTTGCCGACCGGCGCAGCAATGCAGAGATCGCCGCCGCGCTGTACATCAGCCCTAAAACCGTTGGCTGCCACGTAAGCTCGATTCTGGCAAAGCTGGGCGTCCATAATCGCATCCAAGCCGGCGACCATGCGCTCACCCGCCAGAGTGTGGTAAGTCCCTGA
- a CDS encoding putative quinol monooxygenase, producing the protein MATKALLVRLEAKAGKEDAVEEFLLSALPLVEQEPGTKPWFAVRFGPSTFGIIDAFPDETARGTHLSGPVGKALPEKADELFASAPDISKLDVIANKL; encoded by the coding sequence ATGGCTACCAAGGCGTTGCTGGTCCGACTCGAGGCCAAGGCAGGAAAAGAAGACGCGGTCGAAGAATTTCTTCTCTCGGCACTGCCGCTCGTCGAGCAGGAACCCGGAACGAAGCCCTGGTTCGCGGTTCGGTTCGGCCCGTCGACGTTCGGCATTATCGACGCGTTCCCGGATGAGACGGCACGCGGGACGCATCTCTCCGGGCCCGTCGGAAAGGCCCTCCCGGAGAAGGCCGACGAACTCTTCGCCTCGGCACCCGACATCAGCAAGCTCGACGTTATCGCCAACAAGCTCTGA
- a CDS encoding DUF1931 family protein has translation MTHPSGIPAFERFFGSAASIKIDKNDVRRFREFIDEQIDDIAIAGRNSAKWNGRDVVVVQDLPITKGVQERMREFDKLEEAEEIRELLRQEVRQPPSDVTFAEDTEQLLPELFGGLSIALARSFAVVDPKVASPSTEHWDRAFTLFRLVF, from the coding sequence ATGACCCATCCCTCGGGTATTCCGGCTTTCGAACGGTTCTTTGGTTCAGCCGCAAGCATCAAGATCGACAAGAACGACGTCCGTCGCTTTCGGGAATTCATCGACGAACAGATCGACGACATTGCTATCGCGGGACGAAATTCAGCCAAGTGGAACGGACGCGATGTGGTTGTCGTGCAAGACCTTCCGATCACCAAGGGCGTTCAAGAACGAATGCGCGAATTCGACAAACTGGAGGAGGCCGAGGAAATCCGCGAGCTGCTGCGGCAGGAGGTGCGACAACCACCTAGCGACGTTACGTTCGCCGAGGACACCGAGCAGCTACTGCCGGAGTTGTTCGGTGGATTGAGTATCGCGCTGGCTCGTTCTTTCGCCGTGGTCGACCCGAAGGTGGCTAGCCCGTCGACTGAGCATTGGGATCGGGCGTTCACGCTATTTCGGCTGGTGTTCTGA